One genomic window of Halolamina sediminis includes the following:
- a CDS encoding glycosyltransferase, protein MNVTYLINTLSVGGAERGMARLLSGLPPDQFDVTVVALATRGGRIVEQLPENVRVVDLDIESPLEITRLRTVWNEISETDVLVTSLYHATQIGRIFGTLRRVPIILSWRHNENLKTATRQRLFGLLSPLDTAVLADSNAAKSGAIKSGVAAEKIRRVPIAGIDPSEYSPVTHRPKERVTIGTVGRLTSQKNMHAVLDIAANLKQEPIEFRIAGRGPQRDELQRRIQENSLSNVTLEGFVDSVPEFLENLDIYFQPSIREGLCITVVEAMATGLPVVASNVGGITESVVPGETGYLEEPSSTDAFTQHLLDLTTDPERRAAYGTASRRRVVENYSQERLVEEFLNVLDEVGAYNEAAEDESYL, encoded by the coding sequence ATGAACGTTACCTATTTGATTAATACGCTCAGTGTCGGTGGTGCAGAACGAGGGATGGCCCGCCTCCTATCCGGGCTACCACCGGACCAATTCGATGTTACCGTTGTTGCTCTGGCAACTCGAGGCGGTAGGATTGTCGAACAACTACCCGAGAACGTACGAGTGGTGGATCTTGATATCGAGTCACCACTTGAGATCACTCGTTTGCGGACAGTCTGGAACGAAATCTCTGAGACTGATGTTCTTGTAACGTCGCTCTATCACGCGACACAAATCGGGCGCATTTTCGGTACTCTTCGACGGGTCCCCATTATTTTAAGTTGGCGACATAACGAGAATCTCAAAACCGCTACAAGGCAGCGATTATTCGGTCTTTTATCCCCCCTCGATACAGCTGTATTAGCTGATTCGAATGCAGCAAAGTCTGGCGCTATTAAGTCTGGAGTAGCAGCTGAGAAAATCCGCCGTGTTCCAATTGCGGGTATAGATCCTAGTGAGTACTCCCCAGTCACCCATCGTCCGAAAGAACGGGTTACAATTGGCACAGTTGGCCGGTTAACCTCGCAAAAAAACATGCACGCTGTTCTTGATATTGCTGCCAACCTGAAGCAGGAACCAATTGAGTTCCGTATCGCGGGGCGTGGCCCACAACGTGACGAACTTCAACGACGTATACAAGAGAATTCGCTCAGTAACGTCACTTTAGAAGGGTTCGTTGACAGTGTTCCCGAGTTTTTGGAAAACTTGGATATCTATTTTCAGCCATCAATTCGGGAGGGGCTTTGTATTACTGTCGTGGAAGCGATGGCTACCGGGCTTCCTGTCGTCGCGAGTAATGTTGGCGGTATTACAGAGTCTGTCGTACCTGGTGAAACTGGCTATCTTGAAGAACCTTCATCTACAGATGCGTTCACTCAGCACCTACTTGACTTAACTACAGATCCAGAGCGAAGAGCAGCCTATGGAACCGCCAGCCGGAGACGTGTTGTGGAGAACTACTCGCAAGAACGGTTGGTTGAAGAATTTCTTAATGTGCTTGATGAAGTTGGAGCATATAATGAAGCCGCCGAGGATGAGTCATACTTATAG
- a CDS encoding glycosyltransferase family 4 protein: MAILMQISYITNGVKMGHYHYAQNLLAGLSKVDDASVDTFFIREDDDAKFPGAHSIRPLATSTKNSFAANLLFTLSYHVQFAVYLIMSRPDVIHFNTVFRNQYHTYVLTLLGKIAGARIVRTVHEVTAERLRDVSDWEQRIAYRHLQSCNHLIVHSEDVQEDLRSNGVSTPTTVLPHGNYLFFRDHLDPEAKPPLPIDDEPVVLFFGPKRHKGIDIFAEALTEVETSFTTWIAGPVNPDAKETVNRLKSDPNVYVDTGYIPDKELPAYFDHADIVVLPYLSGTTSGAVHLARAFENAVITSPLPCFTDVVEHREDGYIIGESTPSDLAKALEELILSPELAQDLAESGLATEQSERFNWDRIAEETIQTYRSTE, encoded by the coding sequence ATGGCAATACTGATGCAAATCTCATATATTACGAACGGCGTAAAGATGGGACACTATCACTATGCACAGAATCTTCTCGCAGGGCTCTCCAAAGTTGATGACGCTTCGGTAGACACTTTCTTTATTCGAGAAGATGATGATGCCAAATTTCCTGGCGCTCACTCGATAAGACCGCTGGCAACTAGTACGAAGAACTCCTTCGCAGCAAATCTACTTTTTACCCTATCCTACCATGTACAGTTCGCCGTATATCTCATTATGTCTCGACCGGACGTCATCCACTTTAATACTGTTTTCCGGAACCAATATCACACGTATGTACTAACACTTCTGGGAAAGATCGCTGGTGCACGAATTGTCCGAACGGTCCATGAGGTAACAGCCGAACGGCTACGTGATGTCTCCGACTGGGAGCAACGAATCGCATACCGCCACCTACAGTCGTGTAACCATCTAATCGTCCATTCCGAGGATGTACAGGAAGACCTTCGATCCAACGGCGTTTCGACGCCGACGACGGTACTCCCACACGGGAACTATCTCTTCTTCCGAGACCACTTGGACCCGGAGGCTAAGCCACCACTTCCCATCGACGACGAACCGGTTGTCCTGTTTTTCGGCCCGAAACGACACAAGGGGATCGACATCTTCGCTGAAGCGCTGACCGAAGTCGAAACATCGTTCACGACGTGGATCGCCGGTCCTGTCAATCCCGATGCGAAAGAGACCGTGAATCGGCTCAAGTCGGACCCCAACGTGTACGTCGACACAGGGTATATTCCTGACAAAGAGCTTCCAGCATACTTTGACCACGCGGACATAGTCGTATTGCCGTACCTCTCTGGAACCACCAGCGGCGCGGTCCATCTGGCGCGCGCATTTGAGAACGCGGTCATTACGTCGCCTTTGCCGTGTTTCACTGATGTTGTCGAACATCGGGAGGATGGCTATATTATAGGTGAAAGCACCCCCTCTGATCTAGCAAAAGCGCTCGAAGAACTCATATTATCTCCTGAACTCGCCCAAGACCTTGCGGAATCTGGGTTAGCTACTGAACAGTCGGAACGTTTCAACTGGGATCGAATTGCGGAGGAGACTATTCAGACTTATAGGAGTACGGAATGA
- a CDS encoding formyltransferase family protein: MDICLLVDAESSGWFHSSIERLINQEDDVSVRLIVRKKCVDDDTPREQPYESLIRKYVYHTFKKKVFSNSAEKSPVTPDQFDNKPELVEVEPKKVGKYRLEIPCDVLDKINSECDIIIQNHFGILTGDILDATEQGVLSVHWGNIRKYRGSYPGLWQILHDEKEITLTVQRLTEKLDGGELVYERRVDISDLITPREVKEAAYEESKHLYPKAISRIRDPSISPQTIPESELGENYRTSRVDIKIKIALVWKMVARYLRARVVG; this comes from the coding sequence ATGGACATTTGCCTGCTTGTCGATGCTGAATCTTCTGGGTGGTTCCATTCGTCAATAGAGCGGTTGATTAATCAAGAAGACGATGTGTCAGTTCGTCTTATAGTTAGGAAGAAGTGTGTAGACGACGATACTCCTCGAGAACAGCCGTACGAATCTCTGATAAGAAAGTACGTGTATCATACGTTTAAAAAAAAGGTATTCTCGAACTCAGCTGAGAAATCCCCTGTTACACCAGATCAATTTGATAATAAACCTGAGCTGGTTGAGGTTGAACCAAAGAAAGTTGGTAAGTACAGGCTAGAGATACCATGCGATGTATTAGATAAAATAAATTCAGAATGTGACATCATAATCCAAAATCATTTCGGTATATTAACGGGGGATATCCTAGATGCAACTGAACAAGGTGTCTTGAGCGTCCACTGGGGGAACATACGAAAGTATCGAGGTAGCTATCCAGGGCTCTGGCAGATCCTCCACGATGAAAAGGAAATAACTCTCACGGTTCAGCGACTGACTGAAAAACTAGATGGCGGAGAACTTGTCTACGAACGCCGAGTGGACATCTCGGACCTAATAACACCACGTGAGGTGAAGGAGGCAGCGTACGAAGAGTCTAAACATCTATATCCCAAAGCGATTAGTCGTATCCGAGATCCCTCAATTTCACCCCAGACGATTCCGGAGTCCGAACTCGGCGAGAACTACCGTACTTCGAGGGTAGATATCAAGATTAAAATTGCCCTGGTATGGAAAATGGTAGCTCGCTATCTGCGGGCCAGAGTAGTGGGGTAG
- a CDS encoding flippase, protein MTTNQQSLLTTILGGAALVFAGTVVSKVSGFAVKSVLAHQYGPDGFGTLMLAYSTVTTVLFIGKLGFPTALARYLPQTEDWGERRNYIATSIVITLAASGMLSGTFWLAADRIATDIFNDSSLSPFIRVFAVAIPFLALINVISGVYRGMVNARSRTLIQDVLKPLLRLSLTGVVVLSGLPLLWVANAWLATFVVTALAAMLLLYSVEPRVVGSLSQISRVKYFKFAFPLMVTSAMGTLLGNTDTLLVGGLLGTEAVGIYDVAFALGALIIAIYTAFGFLFLPVFSELASEGDTDQMNQVYSTITKWMTLLVAPVYLTLVGLAPTVLDVMFGPEFIAGRVALVILLTGMYLRTATGLGGQALTAIGKPNAVMVGNIVGVVVNIVLNLILIPAFGLIGAALATATVSAGLDASYFFYLNRRFDIGLKARETAVPLFVGAAFSIPLVVVVRRLSVAGLLKLPLVGIITTVGFLTAFLYFGLTERDIQTYKQLRSNQ, encoded by the coding sequence ATGACCACCAATCAACAGTCGCTATTGACGACAATCCTCGGTGGTGCGGCGCTCGTGTTTGCCGGGACAGTCGTTTCAAAGGTCTCGGGATTCGCCGTTAAGTCTGTCCTCGCACACCAGTACGGTCCTGACGGTTTCGGGACACTGATGTTGGCGTACTCTACTGTCACGACAGTACTGTTTATCGGGAAACTCGGGTTTCCGACTGCACTTGCCCGTTACCTTCCGCAAACAGAAGATTGGGGCGAGCGGCGTAACTACATCGCCACGTCGATTGTAATTACACTGGCAGCCAGTGGGATGCTCAGCGGTACATTCTGGCTGGCGGCCGATAGAATCGCAACCGACATTTTTAACGACTCCTCTTTGAGTCCCTTTATCCGCGTTTTCGCCGTCGCCATCCCGTTTCTGGCACTAATTAATGTCATCTCAGGCGTGTACCGCGGAATGGTAAATGCTCGTTCGCGGACATTAATACAGGACGTACTCAAGCCACTGCTGAGACTGTCTCTAACAGGAGTCGTAGTCCTTAGCGGACTCCCCTTGCTGTGGGTGGCGAACGCGTGGCTCGCCACGTTTGTCGTAACTGCACTCGCTGCTATGCTGCTGTTGTACTCCGTAGAGCCGCGTGTCGTGGGATCACTCTCGCAGATCTCGCGAGTCAAGTATTTCAAATTCGCGTTCCCGTTGATGGTGACATCGGCGATGGGGACACTACTGGGCAACACAGACACGTTGCTCGTTGGGGGCCTATTGGGTACAGAGGCAGTCGGTATCTACGACGTGGCGTTCGCGCTAGGCGCACTGATTATTGCCATATACACAGCTTTTGGTTTCCTTTTCCTACCAGTATTCTCGGAACTCGCCAGCGAGGGTGATACCGACCAAATGAACCAAGTGTACAGTACAATCACAAAGTGGATGACTCTCCTCGTCGCGCCAGTATACCTGACCTTAGTCGGCCTTGCACCAACGGTCCTTGACGTGATGTTCGGACCAGAATTCATAGCGGGTCGCGTGGCGCTCGTCATCCTCCTCACAGGAATGTATCTCCGGACTGCAACTGGTCTCGGCGGACAAGCACTAACTGCAATCGGAAAGCCCAACGCCGTGATGGTTGGGAACATCGTCGGTGTCGTCGTTAATATTGTTCTCAACCTTATACTGATTCCAGCGTTCGGGCTAATCGGAGCTGCACTCGCGACGGCGACCGTCTCGGCCGGACTTGATGCTTCCTACTTTTTCTATCTCAACAGACGGTTCGATATCGGTCTGAAGGCCCGTGAGACCGCAGTACCACTTTTCGTTGGTGCGGCGTTCAGTATACCGTTGGTGGTAGTAGTGCGGAGACTGTCCGTAGCAGGGTTACTAAAATTACCACTTGTTGGTATTATCACCACAGTCGGGTTCCTCACAGCATTTCTCTACTTTGGACTCACAGAGAGAGATATTCAAACCTACAAGCAACTGCGAAGCAATCAGTGA
- a CDS encoding polysaccharide deacetylase family protein has protein sequence MGTDEQDHLPGDELDAAVRYASILEENNLVGTLFVTGRAIRDYPQKARQLARNEHLEIGGHTWSAFRPNWLYDIGQYISGSPYGQKYIQKRDISRTLQYLTSDLGVTPRSWRTHAYRSDATTRKLLAQSSVDVISDLVEPSAQVHKSSISDIIELPISTLPDHEHLIHGNRTREDVDKLIENGWTDPYTSESYEISEWCNIIRDQIMKRVDAGRTATVLAHPVCMSVADDFEGFTSLCEWIADQDYETDFCRNAPKYIDYDY, from the coding sequence ATGGGGACCGATGAACAGGATCATCTTCCAGGGGATGAGCTTGATGCAGCGGTTCGCTATGCATCAATCCTTGAAGAGAATAATCTCGTTGGAACACTTTTTGTTACTGGACGGGCGATAAGAGATTACCCACAGAAAGCTAGACAATTAGCGAGGAACGAACACCTGGAAATTGGGGGACATACATGGTCTGCATTCAGGCCTAACTGGCTATACGACATAGGACAATATATTTCGGGGAGTCCATACGGACAAAAATATATTCAAAAAAGAGACATTTCTCGCACATTACAGTATTTGACATCTGATTTGGGTGTGACTCCCCGAAGTTGGCGAACCCACGCTTACCGTTCAGATGCAACAACGCGGAAATTGCTAGCCCAATCCTCTGTAGATGTGATTTCGGACCTTGTTGAACCCTCAGCACAGGTTCATAAATCTTCTATCTCAGATATTATTGAACTCCCTATTAGCACACTTCCCGATCATGAACACCTCATTCACGGTAATCGGACCCGAGAGGATGTAGATAAGTTAATAGAGAATGGATGGACGGACCCGTATACCTCAGAATCATATGAAATATCCGAATGGTGTAACATCATTCGCGACCAAATCATGAAGCGGGTCGATGCAGGCCGTACTGCAACGGTCTTAGCGCATCCGGTCTGTATGTCCGTTGCAGACGATTTTGAAGGGTTTACTTCTCTCTGTGAGTGGATCGCTGATCAAGATTATGAAACCGACTTTTGTAGAAATGCACCCAAGTATATTGATTATGATTATTAG
- a CDS encoding methyltransferase domain-containing protein translates to MTARLLRYPPFDTPGRQLPRHIKYECKECNHVSAEWFPDTDKLGVLYEDCYPSKSDSPNPRIHSEVEIINRIVNRLGDGVNVLDFSCGDNYPILQKDLDVSLRACDVRTGYPYDGDRFFKFNPDSEPEQTFQAIFSVDALEHVSELESTWRYFNRALTMGGLMAHSFPTATAYPKGHHFYQIPFHANLFSEESLDRWAEKMGFAYTGSDPLPSSDVGSVHWFKKVGEIK, encoded by the coding sequence ATGACTGCACGACTTCTCCGGTATCCACCGTTCGATACCCCTGGTAGGCAACTCCCAAGGCACATTAAGTATGAGTGCAAGGAGTGTAACCACGTGTCAGCTGAGTGGTTCCCAGATACCGATAAGTTGGGAGTACTCTACGAAGATTGTTATCCAAGCAAATCAGATTCGCCGAACCCTCGGATCCATTCTGAGGTTGAAATCATCAACCGTATCGTTAACCGTCTTGGTGACGGGGTTAACGTCCTTGATTTTTCATGCGGAGATAACTATCCGATACTCCAGAAGGATCTTGATGTTTCACTGCGTGCCTGCGACGTTCGAACCGGATACCCGTATGATGGTGACCGCTTTTTCAAATTTAACCCGGACTCGGAACCAGAGCAAACATTTCAAGCGATATTTTCAGTTGATGCGCTTGAACACGTTTCAGAACTTGAATCCACGTGGAGATACTTTAATCGTGCACTCACTATGGGAGGCCTCATGGCACACAGTTTTCCTACTGCGACAGCGTATCCTAAGGGTCATCACTTTTACCAGATACCATTTCATGCAAACCTATTCTCTGAAGAGTCGCTTGATCGGTGGGCAGAAAAGATGGGGTTCGCCTACACAGGGTCGGATCCACTCCCGAGCTCAGACGTAGGGTCGGTCCACTGGTTTAAAAAGGTAGGTGAGATCAAGTGA